From the Lathyrus oleraceus cultivar Zhongwan6 chromosome 3, CAAS_Psat_ZW6_1.0, whole genome shotgun sequence genome, the window cttagcatcaaattctacaagagtggtagaggtttgatgatgcatccAAAAAGGTATGCATGCGAAATACTCAAGAGActtgagatgcaagattgcaacccaacttcgactccagctgagcccgAATTACAATTGTCAAAAGATTCAgctgaagatgatgtcgacctaacccaatatagaagacttattgggtcacttcgatacctttgtcataaagatctgacttagcatacagtgtaggtatggtgagtagattcatgaAGAAGacaaaggtatcacatctagcaacgacgaagaggatactaaggtatctaaaaggaactctcgactatggcattccgtgtcctgcagctgatgaaggaaaataatgcaaattagtgggatacatcgactcaagttggtgtagtgatgttgaggatcgaaaatccacaacTGACTATGTGTTTATGTTAGGTGGTACATCAattgcttggagttcgagaaaagagccagtagtggcattatcatcgtgtgaagcagaatacataactgcttctctttgtgcatgtcaagcaacgtggatggtgaatctggttgaagagataacagcgaagagtcatggagcaattaccatgaggatcgacaacatgtcagctatcaatctggagaagaatctgatagcacatggtcgaaACAAGCACATCGAGATaaggttccattatcttcgagagcaagtagcaggtgggaagatgaatgtggaacactatagaactgagaatcagattgcagacatcatgacgaaggggGTGTAagtcgaagtgttcagaagactaagagctatgatgaatgtagatagtttagacacaatgaattaggtggtgtgttgaattgtaattccttatgtcgaagcaggttgcttgACAGAATAAtgaagtgtcgaaccacctagtgtgttgagttgtgttagtgtgtcgaagtgtcgaagcatgttgtttcacataggatttcgacttaggcaTATTTTAatagtgttaactattttgggcttttatagttttggactttgtcttgaggtccaagttaactTAAATCTATAAATAGAGTGAGTAACCCTTGGTTTTGCAATAAAGTGAATAtagtattcataacattgtattcacattattttgcagttgcaaagtgaataagaagtttttcacagtttgtgggcagagagaaactctgcataatttaattcttcttctccttcatcgttctttactttctttctttctccattgtttttctcttttctttgttattatgtgggtgataacaatcttgttcatcaagattgattgaaattctccatagattttggtggatttccaacaCATTGATGGTTGATAATAGTAATTAGCTTTAAAATAacaattttaattttaatttttttaattgagTTTTTGTGATAAATTATTTTGAAATTAAGTAAAAATGACCATCTTAATTTTATTTTCGACAAACATGTTTTGATTTTAAGAATAACATTCAAAATAAAAAACCAAAACTCAATATCATTTCACCGCTAAAATAATATTTCTCCTCATATCAAATATAAGCAAAAGTTTGTAAAAAAATGATATATTTGTATCAAATTCATAAACTTTATTAATAAATTTTTAAAGTTTATCCAACATAAGTCAATGCCCATAATAATTACATAGACTTCATTGATCAATTTTTGAAGTTTACCCAACATGACTAAATGCCCATAATAATTACATAGACTTtattgatcaaattttgaagttGATCCAACATGACTCAATGCCCATAAGAATTAGTGGAGTGAAAGAAAAACCATCCTTCTTTCTAATAAACATTACACTAGTAGAGTTTGGCAAACATCATAACATGAAACCACCCTCATTGGACAATTGAATTTGTATTTGAAGTAAACAATGTTACACATGTATTAATAATACacacaaaaaaataataatataatcaCAATTTTCTACTTTAAATTACACATCCTAGTATACACAACATATTGCACCAAGAACTTTCCAACTTGTCACTATATGCATAATAAGAACACTTCAAAAATAAATAGTTTCTTTTTACATTAAAGAATGAACAAAATGAAACCGTGGAATGGAAACATTCACTGTGATTGGTGTTGAAGATTCAGATTTAATCTCAGAACTGTGTACTCATAAGCTCTATGCAACCTTTTTCTGAATCTTCTAAGGTCTAATTTAACATTCTGGCTATCAAGATAAATCTTCTTTGTATATTCCCACCCCTTCTTTGTAATGCTATCAGGGTCACTCAAAATAGGATCATTTTTATCATATATATCATATAAAGAGCTTTCTTTTGGGTGAATTTCATATCGAATGTATTTCAAACCAAGTTTCCTTGCAGGTTCACCATAATAAGTATCTGCAGCCCAATTAGTGCCAAGAGGAACAACTTGAATGAACACAGATTTAGGTTTCATGAACATAAAATGTGTCATTGCAGCTCCATGAACACCAATCATCACATCACTTTCATTAAGTACCCTATAAATCTTTGCCAATTCCGAAGTTTTTTGAGGTTTTAAAACCGCAACATGAAATCCAATTTCTTCAGCCATTTTCACCAGCAAATTCTCATTGGTTATAGCTCTTGAACCAGTTCTAGAGACAATAACTAACTTTGGTTTCTTTCGCGCAATTTCTTGCACTCCCTGCGAGGTTTCTGATTCTGATCGCGATGATGGAGATACCGtgttttgttgttgttttgattTCTCTTGTGCTTCCTTTTCCTCTTGGCTAATTAGTCCTTTAATCCGCGGCGAATAAGCTTTGTCCAAAAGCTTTCTGAAATCAACAATGCTTTTGTTACCTTCCATCAAGGAGGAATCCACGGCTAGCTCGTCGTGGATTTTGAGACCGACGATTGCTTCATTGAAACAATGAGTCCGGTTATCTTCACTAAAATCAATCGGTGGAAACTCCGATAAACGAGAAAGGATGTCGCCGTATTTCATAATCCACCAACTATGATACTCAAGTATCACAAACACAACCTTCTTGTTGAAATGCTGTGAAGTGATGTATAAAGGTATGATTCCGTCGTTGAATTCGTGATAAACGTTGCCAGTGTATCCTCCATTAGAGAAGAAAACTGCCGGAACATCATGTTGAACATCACATTTTCGAACATTCCGCGGATTCACTTTCTTTGAGATGAGATTCAATTCATCAATTGTGTTCATCACACTAGTCTCCCATTTTCTAGTATACGGCTTTATCTTCTCTTCTTGAATAACTTGATCCTCTTCGTTTTCACCTTCTCCGCCATTAACCGTCCTTGAAAAATTATTCTTGTTTATTGAGTTGTAGAGGAAGATTGAAGAGGAAGAAGAGTCTGTTCTTATATCACCTTTCATCACACAGATATCAGAACGATAACCAGTTCTATCGCAACATATAGTTCCTGTAGAAACCGAAGAACAAGTAGAAGCTTTCACATCAACACCGTCTTGGTTGTCATCATTTTCAGGTCCATTAGAGtctgaaaaacaagaaaaaaaaacatCATCAACACAAAGCAAAATAAGAAAAACAAGAAAATCGGAAACAAGTTTTGGATTAGAGATGCTTACATAGAAGAGATAAAGAGAAAGAAGGTCCAAGGAAAAAAGGTGCGAAGACATAGCAACAAGAGAGAAAGGTGATGAGGAAGAGAAAAGACAGCAACTTAGGCTTTGTTCTCTTGTAATAAACAGAGGTTGAACAGTCCATGAGATGAAGCTGTGATTCTTCGTCTTTGATGGAGTCTGAAGATCTTTTACGGTGATGATGAACCattattttgttgttgttgttgttgagagagaaagagagaaagaaaGTATGGTAGTTTGGTTTGAGATGAGGGTTTTATTTGGCTTGTGGGTGGTGGAAAAGAATGGGAAAGAGAATAAAAAGGAAAGTGGAAAGAAAGAAAGGGAAGAAGGTTTGAAAAGGAAGGTTTGGGGGAACTCGGTTTTCTATGCTGTTGTTGTATTGCTTGAGAGTTGAGACACGCACACAGCACAGCTATGTGTTTAGTTTACGTTATTTGATTCATTCATATCTGGTTGGCTCGCTTCTTAGCTCCAGTCTATTCACGCGCAGAAATGTAAGACTTTACTTTATGACATAATGACAACATGGAATATTTTGGGTTTAATTATAATTACAGTGTGTATgtgaaaattaattaattttatattaaCTACCGAAAGTAATATTTagtttatattttattttattaaaaactTTTATCTTCAATCCGTAAACTCTAGCTTAGAAATCAATATTAATAGTAATATATAAAGACATTtcagaattttttttttaaaataatcaaatttttaaaaaaataatctaaaataattaattttttaaaaaaaattactaaaatagccaagtttggtagaggatgcgccagatgaattgacaCACCCCCATGTCAATAAGAGAATGCGTCAGTAGCATTGAcgcacatgcattgggcctcatgaggaggcgccacAATGAGGAGGCGCCACAATGAGGAGGCCCCAATGCCTCTGACGCCTGAGTGCATTTTGCATGATGGATGTATACGCCAATTCATCTGGCACATACCCCCTcctattattattttttatttaatttttttattttaatttttttagttatttaatttttttaaatatttaatatttattatttaatacataagaaataataatgaaaaaaataaattcattaaatatgtaataattggttacattggacaGATAAAAAACTAATGACCCGCCTGATTATAACGTCCCCCcgttccacatcccggtgcgttagtttgtctccgatgtctcccacgattttcttgaggtgtttgtggtctttgggtactggcctgatcgagcgatggctggctggaagttccagcggtatttgacagatgtgtcatcatttgctcccaatatccggatgggctctggccaacggtgcttccgtaatggagttcgttgcccatgtcatcgtagttagggcgttggggttgggtgaattggggacggtatagttgcccaaattgggccaTTGAGTCGTTTTAAAAACGAAGCAATGATtcctggggcgtactatagttaaacaatggttgggtgttcattggtggggggctacgatgaagtgactCATATGAATTATCTGGGCTGTAGACGATTGTGGatgcggggtttgattcttggttttgtgtttgggtgggtggtatgaacggggtgcgacgttggatggttggttgttgggtggttggcatgaacgggttgcgatgttaggtgtttggttgttgtgtgtatgtggtcgattgatgttgtgtggttggttgttgggtttgggtgggttcacattggtgttgggtggtgaattgatgtggggcatacgatgacgaagcaagttggcgttgatccatcaaataccgcggctcagatacaaattgctgagttgttacagacctaaaccatgccatatattgttgaatgggtcttgcaccttggatgactggttcgttcaagatgtgttgtcgtcgattcctccattgacgacacatgtcttttgcaaagtctctccagtcagaataatcccactgtgcatcgacccttttttatgccaattccccaaacacgtgggagatttTGGAATTTGTTGTAGCATTCCGAAttgcagtttgacccggtcactttggtgcatttccACTGTAATGAATCGGATAATTGGTGTctttgttgtccaaactgcagcatcgtgatggttcacatcatgactcagacccaaatatggcctccaaacaaactgtaaaacaataccaaatggttagatggaaaataatttgagaagtatttttaaattaaaatatagtttggtaggagtattacatcgtcatgtccaatgtggtccaatagatttcgatagactacaatagcgtgtttcagacacctattgcagttcattccccttactgaccacctaagataataaaaagaagtgaaaaatattatttactgttaattataagaataaatataattaactaaatggtgaatggtaaagtgttagacttacttggttgcaaacgggaacacgaatgggtgctcatttatcggggcgagcgacggcattctagaccacccccaagcttgaagcaaataagcacatgaaaaaaaaagtacaggtattcttttttgcagttctacacattgcactatatagatggaTCAACACAGTcgaaccccaactataagtgtttaccttattaatgttgcgtaataaaggtaaatacattatattcacagaattacctgtactttctggaaacaaaaagttaccaaataaaatcataatataacaccgagcttttattattttctcatactcggttgaatcgtcggacaatactatactggcataatatttctttaggtattttaaatttataccttgcccccttgaTTGACCAGATGTGTCTCCCTCGGTTTCatcgtctaacaaaggggcacccaataattcattgcatatattgttgtcttggttaactcgcTCATTCACTGCCTTTCCGTTTATgcggagacccaacaacatgtacacgtcctcaagtgtgacggtacactcaccaatcggaaggtgaaatgtgtgggtctcgggtctccacctctccaacaaagccagaatgaacttgtagtccaccgagtacgaaacaatgtttagtagatttccaaatccacatcctctaatatatggttctattaaaggatcgtggggtacatattcatgtacacggcatctaaaccgcttcggatcctaataacataaaagtaagaaaatacaattagaagaagaaatacatactcaacaaacacacatctataagaagtaatccaaaaatagaaactaaaaagagagagattacaaaggtataacacaaagaagatatctattataagtaatccaaaaatagaaactaaaaagagagagattacaaaggtataacacaaagaagatatgtattagaagtaatccaaaaatagaaactaaaaagagagagattacaaaggtataacacaaagaagatataTATTAaaagtaatccaaaaatagaaactaaaaagagagagattacaaaggtataacacaaagaagatatctattagaagtaatccaaaaatagaaattaaaagagagagataacatacaaatgctgagatattctcgattgtgcctatgtgttcatcgcccatagtcaacaaagacatgatttgaatTTGCAAAGCTTGAGTTTGGTAGATGAAAGAAGTGTGGTAGAAGGAAATacttgagtattgatgaagatgatttgatattgttgatatgagagactatttatagatgaatgagttAGTAGGTTTGGAACCTAAAAAGagtgtgattggttgcatggaaaGGCAAGAGGAGACAAGAGAATGACAAAATTCAGAATGGAAGAGAAAGCTAGGATGTGAGGAATCTTCTTGGCGCATGTGAAGAAAGCACATGCAACGGAATATGagcccttcctcttggcgcctacatgtgatttctcacatgcaaggaagaggt encodes:
- the LOC127126350 gene encoding xylan glycosyltransferase MUCI21, with amino-acid sequence MVHHHRKRSSDSIKDEESQLHLMDCSTSVYYKRTKPKLLSFLFLITFLSCCYVFAPFFLGPSFSLSLLYSNGPENDDNQDGVDVKASTCSSVSTGTICCDRTGYRSDICVMKGDIRTDSSSSSIFLYNSINKNNFSRTVNGGEGENEEDQVIQEEKIKPYTRKWETSVMNTIDELNLISKKVNPRNVRKCDVQHDVPAVFFSNGGYTGNVYHEFNDGIIPLYITSQHFNKKVVFVILEYHSWWIMKYGDILSRLSEFPPIDFSEDNRTHCFNEAIVGLKIHDELAVDSSLMEGNKSIVDFRKLLDKAYSPRIKGLISQEEKEAQEKSKQQQNTVSPSSRSESETSQGVQEIARKKPKLVIVSRTGSRAITNENLLVKMAEEIGFHVAVLKPQKTSELAKIYRVLNESDVMIGVHGAAMTHFMFMKPKSVFIQVVPLGTNWAADTYYGEPARKLGLKYIRYEIHPKESSLYDIYDKNDPILSDPDSITKKGWEYTKKIYLDSQNVKLDLRRFRKRLHRAYEYTVLRLNLNLQHQSQ